A region of Oncorhynchus masou masou isolate Uvic2021 chromosome 29, UVic_Omas_1.1, whole genome shotgun sequence DNA encodes the following proteins:
- the LOC135520679 gene encoding histone-lysine N-methyltransferase SETDB1-B-like isoform X2 produces the protein MTGYMDNNDGMEVEGWDSGLEEELGVSLEELSKWIEEEVERSEAVRQRKAQLAELKEWVEQKEKEEEVVDKLFNNANQSIVECEALVKSTYSKMGLVYKESSSEDEGGVGGVQSSDVIEIDDDDDDDDVIAVGLLVPPKKPGIPVHDAMFKEASAALQRSSQQVLKLAQTVNKNSSSGPAIQQPGGPVPMPAVFVSQATPRNTPTQPNPSLKDDEIRLEMSLLGKKRTKTWHSGMLIAINPVGNGYSKYKVKFENKGKSLLSGNHIAFHYHPTLERLYVGARVVAKYKDGNQVWLYAGIVAEMPNNKNRMRFLIFFDDGYASYVTLPELYPVCRPMKRTWEDIEDASCKDFIEEYITSYPNRPMVLLKAGQVIKTEWEGTWWRSRVEEVDGSLVKILFLDDKRSEWIYRGSTRLEPMFNLKTNCANTQEKKMAGQQRTRPSMGALRTKGPVVQYHSGGNTITPSGTPTKSPHPLSPPSSIPPTPSQPNQLARTDPKYQMAKKSTSPYIPTPGGSRTGLASNSHAPKAMQPQPPTGSPGNSSRMYVLQTGNIQTLTPLQPIQHQQQSLPPPPQAPPTAPAPAVTPYTFSNDRIPHEPSYRAPTDRIFYLPHTCQPACLNRIRPSRADMHRGRNPLLTPLLYEFRRMTGRRRVNRKMSFHVIYKSPCGLCLRSMAEIQRYLFQTRCDFIFLEMFCLDPYVLVDRRFQPQKPYYYIRDITNGREDIPLSCVNEIDITPPPDVAYSKERIPEDGVFINTSPEFLVGCDCTDGCRDKSKCSCHQLTLQATACTPGAQINHAAGYTQKRLEECLPTGIYECNKRCKCCSQMCTNRLVQHGLQVRLQLFKTQNKGWGIRCLDDVAKGSFVCIYAGKILTDDFADKEGLEMGDEYFANLDHIESVENFKEGYESEAHCSDSDGSGVDMSRLKNPPSSSLALQNKTLPKPPQRTNAANPAGKARGAGGDSSKDGDSDEESNNDKSSDDTFVKDPYYSSSSVWRSYTTRRQAKGVMEGSQDSKDGLSVSVGGKEDRKPPPMPEESGKSKVASWLTNQPSTSQATVKMEGLKIEKKVGEGGEPGDQKRYIMNDCEIQQSVKTEGGKRQDVMTLSDSDDVQTISSGSDDNKEREKRTQGAVKRQVAVKSTRGIALKNSHGLMVKTGGAGMGPGGGPGGHGGAQGKGGDGGDSGPKNTRQFFDGEESCYIIDAKLEGNLGRYLNHSCSANLFVQNVFVDTHDLRFPWVAFFASKRIRAGTELTWDYNYEVGSVEGKELLCCCGSTECRGRLL, from the exons ATGACTGGATACATGGACAATAATGATGG gatggaggtggagggctgggactctggtctggaggaggagCTGGGTGTGTCTCTGGAGGAGCTGAGTAAGTGgattgaggaggaggtggagaggagcgaGGCAGTCCGCCAGAGGAAGGCCCAGCTGGCTGAGCTCAAAGAATGGGTGGAGcagaaagagaaggaagaggaggtggtggacAAACTCTTCAACAATGCCaacca gtccATAGTGGAGTGTGAGGCACTGGTGAAGTCCACCTACAGTAAAATGGGTCTGGTCTACAAGGAGAGCTCTTCAGAGGATGagggtggagtgggaggggttcAGTCCTCTGATGTCATAGAAattgacgatgatgatgatgatgatgatgtcatcGCTGTGGGCTTAT TGGTTCCACCCAAGAAACCTGGGATACCTGTCCATGATGCAATG TTTAAGGAGGCGTCGGCAGCTCTCCAGCGTTCCTCCCAGCAGGTGTTGAAGCTGGCCCAGACAGTCAACAAGAACTCTTCTTCCGGGCCTGCTATACAACAGCCAG GTGGCCCAGTGCCAATGCCAGcggtgtttgtgtcccaggccACGCCCAGGAACACACCCACCCAGCCTAACCCCTCCTTGAAGGATGATGAAATCAGACTGGAGATGAGTCTTCTGGGAAAGAAACGCACCAAGACCTGGCACAGTGGAATGCTCATCGCCATCAACCCTGTCG gtaATGGTTACAGTAAGTACAAGGTGAAGTTTGAGAACAAGGGGAAGAGTCTACTGTCTGGGAACCACATAGCGTTTCACTACCACCCCACCCTGGAGAGGCTATACGTGGGAGCCAGGGTGGTCGCCAAGTACAAGGACGGCAACCAGGTCTGGCTCTACGCTGGCATCGTGGCAGAGATGCCTAACAACAAGAACCGCATGAG GTTCCTGATCTTCTTTGACGACGGTTATGCCTCCTACGTGACCCTGCCTGAGCTCTATCCTGTCTGCAGACCAA TGAAGCGTACATGGGAGGACATAGAGGATGCATCGTGTAAAGACTTCATAGAGGAATATATAACGTCATACCCCAACAGGCCCATGGTGCTGCTGAAGGCAGGCCAGGTCATcaagacagagtgggaggggacGTGgtggaggagcagagtggaggaggtGGACGGCAGCCTCGTCAAGATCCTCTTCCTG GATGACAAGCGTAGTGAGTGGATCTACCGCGGTTCAACCAGGCTGGAGCCCATGTTCAACCTGAAGACCAACTGTGCCAACACCCAGGAGAAGAAGATGGCTGGCCAGCAGAGGACACGCCCCAGCATGG gagCATTGAGGACCAAGGGCCCCGTGGTCCAGTATCACAGTGGGGGGAACACCATAACCCCCAGTGGGACCCCCACTAAatccccccatcccctctccccaccctcctccatccctcctacaCCCTCCCAGCCCAATCAGCTTGCACGAACAGA TCCTAAGTATCAGATGGCTAAGAAGAGTACTTCTCCATACATTCCCACGCCAGGAGGCTCTCGCACTGGATTGGCCAGTAATAGCCACGCTCCTAAAGCCATGCAGCCCCAACCTCCAACTGGTTCTCCTGGAAACTCATCCAg AATGTATGTCCTTCAGACGGGCAACATCCAGACTCTCACGCCCCTACAGCCTATCCAACACCAGCAGCAgtctctgccccctcctccccaAGCCCCTCCCACCGCCCCCGCACCTGCAGTGACCCCATACACCTTCAGTAACGACCGGATTCCCCACGAGCCCTCGTACCGCGCCCCCACAGACCGCATCTTCTACCTGCCTCACACCTGCCAGCCTGCTTGTCTGAACCGTATCCGGCCCTCCAGAGCAGATATGCACCGGGGCAGGAACCCCCTGCTCACCCCTCTACTGTACGAGTTCAGACGCATGACGGGCCGACGGAGAGTCAACCGCAAG ATGTCGTTCCATGTGATCTACAAGTCTCCTTGTGGCCTGTGTCTGCGCAGCATGGCAGAGATCCAGCGCTACCTGTTCCAGACGCGCTGTGACTTCATCTTCCTGGAGATGTTCTGCTTGGACCCCTATGTCCTGGTCGACCGGCGCTTCCAGCCCCAGAAGCCTTACTACTACATTCGAGACATCACCAACGGCCGCGAGGACATTCCCCTGTCCTGCGTCAACGAGATCGACATCACACCACCCCCCGACGTGGCCTACA GTAAGGAGCGTATCCCTGAAGACGGAGTGTTCATCAACACCAGTCCTGAGTTCCTGGTGGGCTGTGACTGTACCGACGGCTGCAGGGACAA gTCCAAGTGTTCGTGTCACCAGCTGACCCTGCAGGCCACAGCCTGTACCCCTGGAGCACAGATCAACCACGCGGCTGGATACACACAaaagagactggaggagtgtttGCCCACCGG gaTTTATGAGTGTAATAAGCGTTGTAAGTGCTGCAGTCAGATGTGTACTAACCGTCTGGTGCAGCACGGACTGCAGGTGAGGCTGCAGCTCTTTAAGACCCAGAACAAAGGCTGGGGCATCCGCTGTCTGGACGACGTGGCCAAGGGGTCCTTCGTCTGTATCTACGCAG gtaaGATTCTGACAGATGACTTTGCGGACAAGGAGGGTCTGGAGATGGGTGATGAGTACTTTGCTAACCTGGACCACATAGAGAGTGTGGAGAACTTCAAGGAAGGGTATGAGAGTGAGGCCCACTGTTCAGACAGTGATGGGAGCGGGGTGGACATGTCCAGGCTGAAAAACCCCCCCTCGTCCTCCCTGGCTTTGCAGAACAAGACCCTTCCCAAACCCCCCCAGAGAACCAATGCTGCCAACCCCGCTGGCAAAG cGCGGGGTGCTGGTGGCGACTCCTCTAAGGATGGGGATAGTGATGAAGAGTCGAACAACGACAAAAGTTCAGACGACACGTTTGTGAAGGACCCCTACTACAGCTCCAGCTCTGTGTGGAGGAGCTACACCACCCGTCGCCAGGCCAAGGGCGTCATGGAAG GGAGCCAGGACAGTAAGGATGGGTTGAGTGTGTCAGTGGGGGGGAAGGAGGACAGGAAGCCGCCCCCCATgccagaggagagtgggaagagtAAAGTAGCGTCCTGGCTCACCAACCAACCCTCTACCTCCCAGGCCACCGTTAAGATGGAGGGACTGAAGATAGAGAAGAAggtaggggaggggggg GAGCCCGGAGACCAGAAAAGGTACATAATGAATGATTGTGAAAT TCAACAATCAGTGAagacggagggagggaagagacaggATGTGATGACGCTGTCGGACAGTGATGACGTCCAGACCATCAGCTCTGGATCTGATgacaacaaggagagagagaaacgcaCACAGG GTGCGGTGAAGAGGCAGGTGGCTGTGAAGTCCACACGAGGCATTGCTCTGAAGAACTCCCATGGCCTGATGGTGAAGACTGGAGGGGCTGGGATGGGGCCAGGGGGAGGCCCGGGGGGCCACGGAGGGGCACAGGGTAAGGGTGGGGACGGGGGAGACAGTGGACCTAAAAACACACGGCAGTTCTTCGATGGCGAGGAGTCCTGCTACATCATCGACGCCAAGCTGGAGGGCAACCTGGGGCGCTACCTCAAT CATAGCTGCAGTGCTAACCTGTTTGTCCAGAATGTGTTTGTAGACACACACGATCTGCGTTTCCCCTGGGTAGCCTTCTTCGCCAGCAA gcgtaTCCGGGCGGGGACAGAGTTGACATGGGACTATAACTACGAGGTTGGCAGTGTGGAGGGAAAGGAGCTACTGTGCTGCTGTGGCTCAACAGAGTGCAGAGGAAGACTGCTATAA
- the LOC135520679 gene encoding histone-lysine N-methyltransferase SETDB1-B-like isoform X1 — MTGYMDNNDGMEVEGWDSGLEEELGVSLEELSKWIEEEVERSEAVRQRKAQLAELKEWVEQKEKEEEVVDKLFNNANQSIVECEALVKSTYSKMGLVYKESSSEDEGGVGGVQSSDVIEIDDDDDDDDVIAVGLLVPPKKPGIPVHDAMFKEASAALQRSSQQVLKLAQTVNKNSSSGPAIQQPGGPVPMPAVFVSQATPRNTPTQPNPSLKDDEIRLEMSLLGKKRTKTWHSGMLIAINPVGNGYSKYKVKFENKGKSLLSGNHIAFHYHPTLERLYVGARVVAKYKDGNQVWLYAGIVAEMPNNKNRMRFLIFFDDGYASYVTLPELYPVCRPMKRTWEDIEDASCKDFIEEYITSYPNRPMVLLKAGQVIKTEWEGTWWRSRVEEVDGSLVKILFLDDKRSEWIYRGSTRLEPMFNLKTNCANTQEKKMAGQQRTRPSMGALRTKGPVVQYHSGGNTITPSGTPTKSPHPLSPPSSIPPTPSQPNQLARTDPKYQMAKKSTSPYIPTPGGSRTGLASNSHAPKAMQPQPPTGSPGNSSRMYVLQTGNIQTLTPLQPIQHQQQSLPPPPQAPPTAPAPAVTPYTFSNDRIPHEPSYRAPTDRIFYLPHTCQPACLNRIRPSRADMHRGRNPLLTPLLYEFRRMTGRRRVNRKMSFHVIYKSPCGLCLRSMAEIQRYLFQTRCDFIFLEMFCLDPYVLVDRRFQPQKPYYYIRDITNGREDIPLSCVNEIDITPPPDVAYSKERIPEDGVFINTSPEFLVGCDCTDGCRDKSKCSCHQLTLQATACTPGAQINHAAGYTQKRLEECLPTGIYECNKRCKCCSQMCTNRLVQHGLQVRLQLFKTQNKGWGIRCLDDVAKGSFVCIYAGKILTDDFADKEGLEMGDEYFANLDHIESVENFKEGYESEAHCSDSDGSGVDMSRLKNPPSSSLALQNKTLPKPPQRTNAANPAGKARGAGGDSSKDGDSDEESNNDKSSDDTFVKDPYYSSSSVWRSYTTRRQAKGVMEGSQDSKDGLSVSVGGKEDRKPPPMPEESGKSKVASWLTNQPSTSQATVKMEGLKIEKKVGEGGEPGDQKRYIMNDCEIQQSVKTEGGKRQDVMTLSDSDDVQTISSGSDDNKEREKRTQGEDGGGAVKRQVAVKSTRGIALKNSHGLMVKTGGAGMGPGGGPGGHGGAQGKGGDGGDSGPKNTRQFFDGEESCYIIDAKLEGNLGRYLNHSCSANLFVQNVFVDTHDLRFPWVAFFASKRIRAGTELTWDYNYEVGSVEGKELLCCCGSTECRGRLL, encoded by the exons ATGACTGGATACATGGACAATAATGATGG gatggaggtggagggctgggactctggtctggaggaggagCTGGGTGTGTCTCTGGAGGAGCTGAGTAAGTGgattgaggaggaggtggagaggagcgaGGCAGTCCGCCAGAGGAAGGCCCAGCTGGCTGAGCTCAAAGAATGGGTGGAGcagaaagagaaggaagaggaggtggtggacAAACTCTTCAACAATGCCaacca gtccATAGTGGAGTGTGAGGCACTGGTGAAGTCCACCTACAGTAAAATGGGTCTGGTCTACAAGGAGAGCTCTTCAGAGGATGagggtggagtgggaggggttcAGTCCTCTGATGTCATAGAAattgacgatgatgatgatgatgatgatgtcatcGCTGTGGGCTTAT TGGTTCCACCCAAGAAACCTGGGATACCTGTCCATGATGCAATG TTTAAGGAGGCGTCGGCAGCTCTCCAGCGTTCCTCCCAGCAGGTGTTGAAGCTGGCCCAGACAGTCAACAAGAACTCTTCTTCCGGGCCTGCTATACAACAGCCAG GTGGCCCAGTGCCAATGCCAGcggtgtttgtgtcccaggccACGCCCAGGAACACACCCACCCAGCCTAACCCCTCCTTGAAGGATGATGAAATCAGACTGGAGATGAGTCTTCTGGGAAAGAAACGCACCAAGACCTGGCACAGTGGAATGCTCATCGCCATCAACCCTGTCG gtaATGGTTACAGTAAGTACAAGGTGAAGTTTGAGAACAAGGGGAAGAGTCTACTGTCTGGGAACCACATAGCGTTTCACTACCACCCCACCCTGGAGAGGCTATACGTGGGAGCCAGGGTGGTCGCCAAGTACAAGGACGGCAACCAGGTCTGGCTCTACGCTGGCATCGTGGCAGAGATGCCTAACAACAAGAACCGCATGAG GTTCCTGATCTTCTTTGACGACGGTTATGCCTCCTACGTGACCCTGCCTGAGCTCTATCCTGTCTGCAGACCAA TGAAGCGTACATGGGAGGACATAGAGGATGCATCGTGTAAAGACTTCATAGAGGAATATATAACGTCATACCCCAACAGGCCCATGGTGCTGCTGAAGGCAGGCCAGGTCATcaagacagagtgggaggggacGTGgtggaggagcagagtggaggaggtGGACGGCAGCCTCGTCAAGATCCTCTTCCTG GATGACAAGCGTAGTGAGTGGATCTACCGCGGTTCAACCAGGCTGGAGCCCATGTTCAACCTGAAGACCAACTGTGCCAACACCCAGGAGAAGAAGATGGCTGGCCAGCAGAGGACACGCCCCAGCATGG gagCATTGAGGACCAAGGGCCCCGTGGTCCAGTATCACAGTGGGGGGAACACCATAACCCCCAGTGGGACCCCCACTAAatccccccatcccctctccccaccctcctccatccctcctacaCCCTCCCAGCCCAATCAGCTTGCACGAACAGA TCCTAAGTATCAGATGGCTAAGAAGAGTACTTCTCCATACATTCCCACGCCAGGAGGCTCTCGCACTGGATTGGCCAGTAATAGCCACGCTCCTAAAGCCATGCAGCCCCAACCTCCAACTGGTTCTCCTGGAAACTCATCCAg AATGTATGTCCTTCAGACGGGCAACATCCAGACTCTCACGCCCCTACAGCCTATCCAACACCAGCAGCAgtctctgccccctcctccccaAGCCCCTCCCACCGCCCCCGCACCTGCAGTGACCCCATACACCTTCAGTAACGACCGGATTCCCCACGAGCCCTCGTACCGCGCCCCCACAGACCGCATCTTCTACCTGCCTCACACCTGCCAGCCTGCTTGTCTGAACCGTATCCGGCCCTCCAGAGCAGATATGCACCGGGGCAGGAACCCCCTGCTCACCCCTCTACTGTACGAGTTCAGACGCATGACGGGCCGACGGAGAGTCAACCGCAAG ATGTCGTTCCATGTGATCTACAAGTCTCCTTGTGGCCTGTGTCTGCGCAGCATGGCAGAGATCCAGCGCTACCTGTTCCAGACGCGCTGTGACTTCATCTTCCTGGAGATGTTCTGCTTGGACCCCTATGTCCTGGTCGACCGGCGCTTCCAGCCCCAGAAGCCTTACTACTACATTCGAGACATCACCAACGGCCGCGAGGACATTCCCCTGTCCTGCGTCAACGAGATCGACATCACACCACCCCCCGACGTGGCCTACA GTAAGGAGCGTATCCCTGAAGACGGAGTGTTCATCAACACCAGTCCTGAGTTCCTGGTGGGCTGTGACTGTACCGACGGCTGCAGGGACAA gTCCAAGTGTTCGTGTCACCAGCTGACCCTGCAGGCCACAGCCTGTACCCCTGGAGCACAGATCAACCACGCGGCTGGATACACACAaaagagactggaggagtgtttGCCCACCGG gaTTTATGAGTGTAATAAGCGTTGTAAGTGCTGCAGTCAGATGTGTACTAACCGTCTGGTGCAGCACGGACTGCAGGTGAGGCTGCAGCTCTTTAAGACCCAGAACAAAGGCTGGGGCATCCGCTGTCTGGACGACGTGGCCAAGGGGTCCTTCGTCTGTATCTACGCAG gtaaGATTCTGACAGATGACTTTGCGGACAAGGAGGGTCTGGAGATGGGTGATGAGTACTTTGCTAACCTGGACCACATAGAGAGTGTGGAGAACTTCAAGGAAGGGTATGAGAGTGAGGCCCACTGTTCAGACAGTGATGGGAGCGGGGTGGACATGTCCAGGCTGAAAAACCCCCCCTCGTCCTCCCTGGCTTTGCAGAACAAGACCCTTCCCAAACCCCCCCAGAGAACCAATGCTGCCAACCCCGCTGGCAAAG cGCGGGGTGCTGGTGGCGACTCCTCTAAGGATGGGGATAGTGATGAAGAGTCGAACAACGACAAAAGTTCAGACGACACGTTTGTGAAGGACCCCTACTACAGCTCCAGCTCTGTGTGGAGGAGCTACACCACCCGTCGCCAGGCCAAGGGCGTCATGGAAG GGAGCCAGGACAGTAAGGATGGGTTGAGTGTGTCAGTGGGGGGGAAGGAGGACAGGAAGCCGCCCCCCATgccagaggagagtgggaagagtAAAGTAGCGTCCTGGCTCACCAACCAACCCTCTACCTCCCAGGCCACCGTTAAGATGGAGGGACTGAAGATAGAGAAGAAggtaggggaggggggg GAGCCCGGAGACCAGAAAAGGTACATAATGAATGATTGTGAAAT TCAACAATCAGTGAagacggagggagggaagagacaggATGTGATGACGCTGTCGGACAGTGATGACGTCCAGACCATCAGCTCTGGATCTGATgacaacaaggagagagagaaacgcaCACAGGGTGAAgatgggggag GTGCGGTGAAGAGGCAGGTGGCTGTGAAGTCCACACGAGGCATTGCTCTGAAGAACTCCCATGGCCTGATGGTGAAGACTGGAGGGGCTGGGATGGGGCCAGGGGGAGGCCCGGGGGGCCACGGAGGGGCACAGGGTAAGGGTGGGGACGGGGGAGACAGTGGACCTAAAAACACACGGCAGTTCTTCGATGGCGAGGAGTCCTGCTACATCATCGACGCCAAGCTGGAGGGCAACCTGGGGCGCTACCTCAAT CATAGCTGCAGTGCTAACCTGTTTGTCCAGAATGTGTTTGTAGACACACACGATCTGCGTTTCCCCTGGGTAGCCTTCTTCGCCAGCAA gcgtaTCCGGGCGGGGACAGAGTTGACATGGGACTATAACTACGAGGTTGGCAGTGTGGAGGGAAAGGAGCTACTGTGCTGCTGTGGCTCAACAGAGTGCAGAGGAAGACTGCTATAA